The genomic window CACTTTGGTAGAGTTAGCTCTGATCCCCTGTGATTTGGcctcctgcagtttgccattggTCATGATGGGGTTAAAGCTTGAGTACACTAAACCAAGCAGCAGACATTCCCTAatggccaagtggcccccaagggaatgtgcagacatgcttcataaacacagttctctctgtatctgaacagacactgcctgctgcctgtgctacctctCTGATGACTCCTTGTCCTTTATGGTGAAGATCTCTGGTTTCAGTGGCTCCACGTCTAGCTGTAACTGGGTATGTTGGCAGGTTTCCCTACCTTTAAAATACAAAGTGAAGGGTAAAGGATGTGAGCTGCtccatttgcagatgttctgtgcagtggcagaggactcagctgggctgtCGGGGTGACTCAGTGATGGACTGGAGGGCCGACAGCGCTAGGTAGCTTGCGAACCCCTCCCCTACATCTGCCCATATTCCACTGTTGGTTATTTaagctacacagaaatctgagATCCAAAGCAAGCTTGGAGTTAAAACCGCAATGCCCCAAGTCAGGATTTCTCAAGGGCTCCCATTTCTAGAGGTGCCATGCGCTCTGGGCCCGATTCTGCCAGGAGCTGAGCAAGATGAGACCCCACGGAATATCAGTGACGCGTTGCCAAATCACCCCTGGTTTATTTGCTCCTCAATTGCTCCTCAATTCAGAGCTGTGTTGCTGTTGGTAACAAATCCTATAGGGCTATTAATGTTTCTGACTGGATGAGGGTTCCAAGTTTCTACCCTGTAGATTCCACTCAGAGTTACAGAACTACCTACACATCTGCCCCCTCTATGGTCTCCGAGATCCAGATGTGAAGCCTTGTACCCTGCCCTCTCCTGGGGTGGAATCCCACGATCCTCCCACCCTCAGACTGGGCTCTGGCTATAGCACAGTATTGGTCAACTGTGCTTACCCAGCAGGTCTGAGTGGGTTTGGCACATGTGGCTCTCTCCTCAGGAAGGCTGTGAGTAGTGGGGAGAAGAGTGACCAGCCAGCCTTCTTGAAAAAAAATACTGGTTAATCAAACAGTAGGAATAAAGTGCAACATGGGAGAATAAGAGGGTTTTCAAATAACAGTCCATACAAATCTCTGTCCCCAAGCCCTCGCACTCTGATGGGGACCCAGGCAGACCGAGGGACTTCAGACTTccccagcggtgtctgtgcctGTCAGTCTGAAGAGCTTCTCAGTAacagctgccccagctctgcacagactcCCAGCACTGGCAAAACAAGCTATGTAACGTGGCTGGAGCCCAGAAACAGGCTCTTCCCATCTTGTAGCTCCGGTGAAGTCTCTCAATCTCTTGGAAGTGCTCACTGAGCAATGACTTTTCTTGAGCTGTTTCTTCCCGTACTGCTTGTTTTCCAGCAGCCTGAGATTAAACTAAGATGAGCCAATATAGCCATGACGTAAACATCCCAGTAGTTAAGCCAATATAGCTCTACACCAAACATCCCCAGAAATTGGTTTACCAGACACATTCATTATTGCAGATCAGGACCATGTCTGACACGATGCCCTTCCCAGAGGTATGCATTCTATTAATATAGGACATAagcagcaaaagagagagagggagagcaacAGACTACTCTCATGTGTCAAATTAAGTTCCATTTCCATAAATACTCATGCTTTTGCCTTTCATATCCAAGTCTTTTAAACCCTCATCCTGGTTGAAATAAGAGGTTCTGGGGTTACTATGTACAAAAGAGTGAGAGCTCAGGGAATTAATATTTCATATACTGACCCCAATGTCTGTTCCCGCTCCAGCTACAAGCTACAGACTGACAGAATAGAACCTGAGGAGAACAAATCAGCTATTAAGCCAGGAACAGAGGAGACTTGAATAAGGGCTCAGAATGAGATCTTTTCAGATTCTGAAGAACTCTAGATGACAGACGCAACATTTTAAGCCCCAGTGAAAAGATCTCAGAAAGAAGATCAGAGGGGAAAGAATGGGTTGACATGTGTGTGCTAAAGTTTAGATGATGTGTAAATGTTATGTCAAAACTTTACTTTATGATAAAAATATTCCAAACATACTTTCCTGACATGCAGGTATATTGAAAGCCGTGGCACAGTTGTtggaatctctcaggaaggaGCAGTGGTAACTTTACTGCTTAATGGCTTTTGTTTTAGAAAGTATTTCAGAAGTACCCCGCATACTGTTTGCAACGGgtttgtgctattaactcttTGTTCAGTAAACAGTTGTATGATTCTGTCTCCTAGTAACTGACCAGAAGCTGTTTGTGACACTTCCATTGAGGGGCATGAACACAATCCCTCTGCAATACCTGTGCAAGACTTTCTGAAACATTGTGGGAGAACAGAACCACTGGTGTGTGTTTCAGCAAAGTGTAGAGCTGAGGTCCAGGAAAGGGGAGTGTAATAGTGGTTGTATATAACTGATGTCAATCACCTCTTACACAAGCATGGCTGAGTAATTTGCACACTCAAGTGGATATTAGAGCAAAAGAAGGGTTTTTTCACTATTCACCCATTTGTGACAtcatcccttccccagcctctcttAAGTAACTGTCAGTGTTCGCTTCTAGTTTGTCAGATACCTAGACACCCTTGCAAGGGAAGAGGATATAGGTCCTGTGAGGATGGACGGAAGCCTGTAGGATTATAGAACTCCCAGGATTCAGTCAATATTGGCCGGGCACTTCAGTTTCTCTTGGAGGGACTCTGAGGGGGTCAAAGTGCATCTTCGGGAGTTTTTGGTAAGGGAAAGTAAATACAGCCTGGTTCTGATCAAATGTACACATGTAAATCTGAAGTGACAGTGATGTAGTTGAAGTCACTGTTATTGAATTAAGAACGTGGCCCTTAGAATTTATTTCATCTGCTGCAAAGAGGGAGTGGTATAATTTGAACTCTCAGTAGTGGAGAAACTAAATCAACATATGTATTGAGGCAATGACACACGTCTATAACTAGCTGTAATAGACATTTTCTCCATGCACTTCCCATGTGTTTTAAGAAATTGTGATACAATGGGCCACACTGAGAAGTGGAGGGCCAGAAAGGGTGTCTGTGGGAAGACCACAACTGTACAATCACATAGTACCCAAGCAGGCTGCAGAACTCCCATTCACAAGATATAAAGGGGCCAAAAGCTTAGCAGGATTCAGAGAGGGACTGGATGTTTTTATGGGTAACCAGGAAATCCAATAACAGtgctgaggattttttttaagtcttggaAGAGCTCTAAACCTTCCTGATTTATACCACAAAATATGTCTTACTAGTAATGTCAGGAGGAAACATTCCCTGGGAGCAGGTTATAGCTGCCTATTTCAgagctccttcctctgcagcatctggaacTGGCCACTGGATATTGGGTTAGCTGGACTGCAGGTCTGATCGAGTCTGGCAGCGCCCACCTTCCTATCAGTGGGATAAAACCAAGACTATGTTTTTGCTGATCTTCTTTGAGTTCCTGGGAGGCTTtagacctgccctgagagcaGAATGATGTCtcattaaatataatttaatctccttttctttttccttacaGGAAGGAAAGGTCAAAATTCCTTGGACCTTCCCAGTACTTTATGTCACCTGTCAATGACACCCAATTCACATATGCAGTTTTACTTCTCAcagggatacctgggcaggaaaAAGTTTATCTTTGGATCTCTGTGCCCTTCTGCTTAATGTATGTTATTtcgatagtaggaaattcagtcattctgttcattataaaaatagATTCAAGCCttcatgagcccatgtacattttcctttccatgttggccatcACAGACCTTGGTTTATCGATAGCCACCATGCCGACGATACTGGGCATGTACTTGTTTAACTCTAGGGAGATCAGCCTCAACGCTTGTTTcacccagctgttcttcatccactcgcTTCAATGCATTGAATCCTCCATActcttgttgatggcctttgaccgtTTCATCGCAATCTGCAACCCACTGAGATATACCTCCATCTTAACCCTGCCAAGAGCAGCCAAaatgggactggtgtgtgtgctaaGAGGTATAGCTGCAATGTTTCCACTTCCCTTTCTCCTGAAACGGTTCCAGTACTGTAgagccaatgtcctctcccattcctactgcCTGCACCAGGAGGTCATGAAGATGGCTTGTTCAGATATAACAGTCAACAGCATCTATGGCTTGTTTATTACACTCTTAACAGTGAGTTTGGACTCACTGCTTATCCTCCTATCTTATGTGATGATCTTCAAAACAGTGCTAAGTGTTGCATCCCATGCAGAGTGCCTCAGGGCCCTGAATACCTGCGTCTCTCACCTCTGTGCCGTCCTGATCTTCTACACACCAGAGATCGGCTTATCTATGATACACAGATTTGGGGAAAGCTCTTCTCACTTGCCTCCAATTCTCCTGGGCTATGTCTCCATGCTTGTTCCACCTCTGATGAACCCAGTTGTGTACAGcgtgaaaagcaaacaccttcgtgTTAGGATAATCCGGGTGTTTGTCAAGTGAAGAATCAGTTCATCACTCATCTCCAGCTACTGCCACCCTTTCCATCCTGGACCCTTCCAACAGAGACAATGTATTATACTGATTACCACTCTATAGAGAGAGATTCAGAGGGGATCTAAGGCTTGGAGCAATGGGAAAGTGGCTGTCTCCACTGGctggtgaggcagggcagggcactgggggaaggagaacaaagaaggcagcagcatttacaaagtGACCGTGTTCATGGAGAGCAAGGGGACCAATGGGATGTTGGCCCATAGAGAATCTTATGAGTGGCTGCTCCGACCTCAGAATTTCTGTTGATAcagtcaataaagagaagggatgtggatgttGTTTCCCATTACACCTGGTCTGTCACTGACCTATCTCTGGTTAAACATCCAGAGGCCAGGAAAAAATCCTGCAGAGCTGTTCTGCAGTCACAGTCCAGGCCCTTCCTTAGTGCTTTGGGTGCTGTGTGATCCATGGGGGTTGCACCAGCTGTGGACAGGGGCTATTCAAGGAGCACAGTCACCCACCATTTCTCTGTACTCTTAGCCAGTTGCTTGTGACTGAGTTGTTTCAGAGATATAACTAACACAGGGGACCCAGGAAAAGCCAGCCCCTTCACAAAGGAACAGCTAGCTCCTATCACAGCCCAGATACATACAGAAGCCATTTCCCCTCTGTGATCCTGCCCCATCCCTTTTTCTTCCCCCTTGAGACCCTACACTCTGCTCCTTcacttcccctgaggccccaccctctcttctgccccatctcttccgtCAAGACTACTGTGATGGGTTGAGTTACAGAGATTCCCCTTGgcactgtcacctgatgtgctgaaattactgtcaccagatttgcccattatcTGGGGGTATGATCATTTATTTGGGTTACTCTTCGGGGAGgtgtctgtaattctatcaatgtgctGCTTGTGTCACGTGTGTTTTCAtacggagctctacttctccctccccatggagcgatcctgcaggacctaggttccccagggcagggttcctccagccccagaaccagatgAACATACACACATAGACAGTAacagcaagtctgagtggaccgTGTtcatcagcactgtcaagctgaccccatatatgtccctggactctctgggctggaggaagcagcactttcaagcagcccccccagcccccttatatGCCCCTTGGCTCAATGGACtaggtcaagcagcactttcaagctgtcaCCCTTATGTGTCCAAGATTCAACACATCCCTgtccccactctcacatcacaactggactggcagtaacctactggctgagcaaaccccacagtacattgggcgctgcagggatctttagcttaggtaaagaagcgttgctgtagagggaagctaaaaacacacaAGAGTACAGTTCAGCAAGGGAGAGAGAAGCAATcagcttaaccatgaaagttatATATTGAATactagtgataactacacaaggagcctAAACCAACATAACCTACATTATTAcaggttaatacctaaggtagaaaggaaaacagaaagagagaaagagaaagagatctcactgctccctgaagcttgaactggtcggggttcccaggtgatggcggtagctcagggtcctgagggcaggagacaggcagagcccccagcatgatcagtcagcagcagatggagtcccagtggaactgatgcagagtttggatctaagcatcagaacactgactgtagggtgagtagggatttttgtagagaaaatacaatggttcaagggagaacaatggatttgtttatgggtaaactgatgactcaagggttttctttaggctagacaataggagcttatctctcttggctatgggtggtgttttcttccagggagctcccaATGCAATTAGTCTGCTTCAgcattttggatatcaatcaaggatttattactagaattggtctgataactgctgagctgggtgtgggcaggtgtAGATTCTTTAACGTCTGGAGCAGAgagtcccatgatgcagtgcttccctgctttttctggtcccagagttcagtgtggttctctgttctccattctatatgcaaattgagatgtatccctgtcccatctttcatgcagatggggttaggggagttgtctctgtgcttcattctgtatgctaatggagatgtcttaatcttgtcacccttgtcaggagggatCTAGGTGTGTCTTCCATCTGCCTTTCAttgctctctgcaagtcttttctctgatgggttttggtttaagcagaggcttgtgtgtgtgtggggtgggtatCTTTCATGAGTCATACAGGCTGGACACTGCACCGTAGTTCCTCAAGAACACAGAGCTAACTGGTATCATAACCTCTGAGCCAGGTTTTATCTGAAAACTGATTAGCAGGTTTCCTttttccagcacccagacacccagctcccaatgggatccaaacccaaaagaaatcagttttactctgtataatgcttacacagggtaaattcataaattgtccgccccccctataatactgatagagagatatgcacagctgtttgctcccgcAAGTATTAATCACTTAAACTGGGTTTATTAatgaacaaaagtgattttattaagtataaaaagtaggatttaagtggtttcaagtaataacagacagaacaaagtaagtcacaaaagcaaaataaaacaaatttgcaAGTCTAAGACTAATACATTCAGAAAATGATTACAGGTAATAtatcaccctcaaagatgttccaataagcttacTTTACAAACTGGACTCTCTCCTAGCCtggacccaatcctttccccggtacagtcttTCTTAGTTCCAGCACACCTCTCAGGTGATAAACAggagttttctcatgactggcagcctcctttgtccgcttcacccccttttatagctttggcacaaggcaggaaccTTTTGTCTGTGCCTGTCCCCAACCCTGCCTCCTCCatggaaaagtacaaggattaagatggattccagtgtcATGTTCCATGGTCACATGTCTCTGAGACCTCTAGTCTCCATTCCTCCTGGGCTGGCCCTCATGTACACAGacaggcttgcaagtaaacagagtcattcacagttcattgattTCTGAAGCAACCTTAATGGCTTCCAATTGATATGTTTACATCAGAGATACAGGTTTATATCTCATTCTCctaacttatagactcatagactcatagactctaggactggaagggacctcgagaggtcatcgagtccagtcccctgccctcatggcaggaccaaatactgtctagaccatccctgatagacatttatctaacctactcttaaatatctccagcgatggagattccacaacttccctaggcaatctattccagtgtttaactaccctgacagttaggaactttttcctaatgtccaacctaaatctcccttgctgcagtttaagcccattgtttcttgttctatcattagaggctaaggtgaacaagttttctccctcctcctgatgacacccttttagatacctgaaaactgctatcaggtcccctctcagtcttctcttttccaaactaaacaaacccaattccttcagccttccttcataggtcatgttctcaagacctttaatcattcttgttgctcttctctggaccctctccaatttctccacatctttcttgaaatgcggtgcccagaactggacacaatactccagttgaggcctaaccagcgcagagtaaagcggaagaatgacttctcgtgtcttgtttacaacacacctgtttatgcatcccagaatcacgtttgcttttttttgcaacagtatcacactgttgactcatattaagcttgtggtccactatgacccctagatctctttctgccatacttcttcctagacagtctcttcccattctgtatgtgtgaaactgattgttccttcctaagtggagcactttgcatttatctttattgaacttcatcctgtttacctcagaccatttctccaacttgtccagatcattttgaattttgaccctgtcctccaaagcagttgcaatccctcccagtttggtatcatccgcaaacttaataagcgtactttctatgccaacatctaaatcgttgatgaagatattgaacagaaccggccccaaaacagacccctgcggaaccccacttgttatacctttccagcaggattgggagccattaacaactactctctgagtacggttatccagccagttatgcacccaccttatagtagccccatctaaattgtactttcctagcttatctataagaatatcatgcgagaccgtatcaaatgccttactaaagtctaggtatatcacatccaccgcttctcccttatccacaaggctcgttatcctatcaaagaacgctatcagattggtttgacacgatttgttctttacaaatccatgctggctattccctattaccttaccaccttccaagtgtttgcagatgatgcctttgattacctgctccattatcttccctggcacagaagttaaactaactggtctgtagtttcctgggttgtttttatttccctttttatagatgggcactatatttgcccccttccagtcttctggaatctcccccgtctcccatgatttcccaaagataatagctagaggctcagatacctcttctattaactccttgagtattctaggatgcatttcatcaggccctggtgacttgcaggcatctaacttttctaagtgattttttacttgttctttcgttattttctcttctaaacctaccctcttctcgtaagcattcactatactagacattccttcagacttctcagtgaagaccgaaacaaagaagtcattaagcatctctgccatttccaagtctcccgttactgttcccccctcctcattgagcagtgggcctaccctgtccttagtcttcctcttgcttctaatgtattgataaaaagtcttcttgtttccctttattcccatagctagtttgagctcattttgtgcctttgcttgtctaatcttgcctctgcattcctgtgttatttgcctatattcatccttcgtgatctgacctagtttccattttttatatgacgcctttttattttgtaggtcacgcaagatctcaagggtaagccaaggtggtcttttgccacattttctatctttcctaaccatcggaataacttgcttttgggcccttaatagtgtccctttgaaaaactgccaactttcctcagttgtttttcccctcagtcttaattcccatgggaccttccctatcagctctctgagcttaccaaaatccgccttcctgaaatccatggtctctattctgctgtactcccttctacctttccttagaattgcaaattctatgagttcgtgatcactttcacccaagcttccttctactttcaaattctcaacaagttcctccctattagttaagatcaagtctagaacagcttcccccctagtagctttttcaactttctgaaataaaaagttgtctgcaatgcagtccaggaacttattggattgtctgtgccccgcggtgttattttcccaacatatatctgggtagttgaagtcccccatcaccaccaaatcttgggctttggatgattttgttaattgtttgaaaaaagcctcatccacctcttccgcctgattaggtggcctgtagtagactcccagcatgacatcacctgtgttttttatcccttttagcctaacccagagacttcAAACATAGAACTAATATATACAAACAAATgggatgaacacacttagtagattacaagctttctaatAACActatacaagagaccttttgcataaagcatattccagttacattacatTCATAGGCTGGGTTTGATATCCTTCCCCTGTGTGGCCATGGGAAAGCCATGGGAGCCTCTGCATAGGTGGATAATAGCCCTTCCTTGCCTCACAGAAGTGGCGGGAGGATAAATAAATTccaagtgctctgagatcctagGATCAGGGCTATGTCAGTGTTACACAGAACAACTTCCCTCACATTTGTGTATGAAAAGCCTCTTACCACAGCCTCCTGTGACAGCTCCTTCTAGGAAGCCCTGTGACTCCAGTCCCTTGGTgtctgtgggggtgtgtgtggaagtaGTGATCagtctggaggaatcagcttgGCTATTTATTCATTACACTCAatttgtttataggtaaactgatgactcaagggttttctttaggctagacaataggagctgatcactcttggctatgggtagTCTATGGGGGATGTGGGGGAGTGACAATAATGGGGTAGGTAGTGGTTTTATGAGGCGAGTGTTGGAGCATCATTGGGATGCTGGGAGATTCAGCACAGTCACCGGACTGGTGTTTCCAAGCCACTGAAGTGGAATGGGTCTAACTGACAGGCAATGAAGGAAAGAATTTCTGAGGGGCGTGTTGAGTCTAACTGCCAAACAGTGGAACAACAGCCATGGAGGTATCATCTTAGATATCCTGCTGGGAGAAAGCAGTCTGAGGGAAAAGATCAGCTCCACACCTTGGCCCTGTATCACGAACATGGCTGAGCACTGTGGTGACTGGGCCCAGGCTCACGCAGGTTTCAGCAAAGGCTGCTTCCACATAAAAGGGGCAAACATGGGAAGATCCTGTGACAATCCTGATTCTTCTTGGCCAGCGTCTACCCTTGTTGAGTGCCTGTCAGCATTCAGAGGAGCAACTTGTTCACTTTTGTATCCAAGATAACGAGCTGTTCAAGAGAATGATTCACAGAGTAATAGAATTTGAGGCCATAAGGTGCCATTAGATCATCTGGTTCAGATGTTGTCAAATGGGGTCGTGTGCCATGCTGGAGTGTGTGTGGAAGTATGTAGGGGAGAGGAATTAGAAGCTTTAGGGAAAAATCTTTCTGTGCACATTCTACTCCCAGCAATGAATGACTAGCCAAGCTGATTCGTCCAGATGGATCCAGTCCTCAGATGGGGCTGTGGATTTGACTTTAAATGGTGCtgtgcattttgatggatttctgttAAGCTCACATAACATGATAAAAAGTTGTTGTTGTCTGTACATGGATCCATTTGCTATGGTGCTGTGTGCACATTTCATTGTAAATATCAGGGAGGAAGGAGAGCTAGGCAGGCAGTGGCATTTACAAAGGGATTGTGTTTGTGGAGAGCCAGGGGAACAGTGGAGCTATATCGGTGGCTGCTCAGACTTCAGAATTCCCATCGATATAATTAATCAAGAGAAGCGGTGTGGATGTTGTTTCCCTTGCACGTGGCCTGTCCCTGTCCCATCTCCAGTTAAAAATCTACGGGCTGTGAAACAAGTTGCACAGCTTTTATGCAATTGCAGTCCTGGCTCTTTCTGAGAGCTCTGGGTGCTGAGTGATCCAGTAGTG from Gopherus evgoodei ecotype Sinaloan lineage unplaced genomic scaffold, rGopEvg1_v1.p scaffold_36_arrow_ctg1, whole genome shotgun sequence includes these protein-coding regions:
- the LOC115641951 gene encoding olfactory receptor 51G2-like; this encodes MSPVNDTQFTYAVLLLTGIPGQEKVYLWISVPFCLMYVISIVGNSVILFIIKIDSSLHEPMYIFLSMLAITDLGLSIATMPTILGMYLFNSREISLNACFTQLFFIHSLQCIESSILLLMAFDRFIAICNPLRYTSILTLPRAAKMGLVCVLRGIAAMFPLPFLLKRFQYCRANVLSHSYCLHQEVMKMACSDITVNSIYGLFITLLTVSLDSLLILLSYVMIFKTVLSVASHAECLRALNTCVSHLCAVLIFYTPEIGLSMIHRFGESSSHLPPILLGYVSMLVPPLMNPVVYSVKSKHLRVRIIRVFVK